TCTCGACGATCGCATCGAGCGCGACCAGCGGCACGCAGAAATCCGACGGATGCGTGGCGATGCAGCTCTCGCTCCAGCCGAGCACGGCGTGCGTCCGGTTCTCGCCGCCGCGGGCATCGCAACCGCTGCCGGGCTCACGCTTGTTGCAGCGACTGGCGGCGTCATAGAAATAGGCGCAGCGCGTCCGTTGCAGGAGATTGCCGCCGACCGTCGCCGCGTTGCGCAACTGCGCGGACGCGCCGGAGAGCAGCGCTTCGGCCACGGCCGGATAGGACTTCGCGAAGTCCGCATCATGGGCGAGATCAGCATTGCGCACGAGCGCGCCGATGCGCAACGCCCCGTCGGCGAGAGGCTCGATCCGGTCGAGTCCCTTGAGATGCGTGACATCGACCAGGCGATCCGGACGGCTGACGCCGCCCTTCATCAGATCGAGCAAATTGGTGCCGGCTGCAAGATAGGCCGCACCGGGCCGGGCGGCGGCAACGGCCTCTGCGACCGTGGCAGGCTTGACGTAATCGAACGGTTTCATGCCGAGCGCCTCTGGTTGGTTTCGTTGGCACCGGCCTGCGCTTCGAGCACGGCATCGACGATGCCGGCATAGGCGCCGCAGCGGCAGAGATTTCCACTCATGCATTCGCGGATGCGTTCGGGATCATCGCCGGCCTGGCCTTCGCGCATCATTCCGATCGCGCTCATAATCTGACCGGGCGTGCAGAAGCCGCACTGAAAGCCGTCATGGGCGATGAAGGCGGCCTGCACGGGATGAAGCTGGTCGCCGCGCGCGACGCCTTCGATGGTGAGGATGTCGGCGCCGTCATGGCTGATGGCGAGTGCGAGACAGGAGTTGATCCGCTTGCCGTCGACGAGAATGGTGCAGGCGCCGCATTGGCCGCGGTCGCATCCCTTCTTGGTTCCGGTCAGGTGGAGGCGCTCACGCAGGAGATCAAGCAGCGTGACGCGCGGATCGTCGAGGACGAAATCGCGCCGCGCACCGTTCACGGTGAGGCTGATGGAGTGGTTCATACAAGGCTCCGATCAGATATGGACATGAGTGATCGCGCGGCGCCACCGCCGTGGCCGCCGTCGATTCCGCGCCGCTCGCACATCATCCGAGCCGACGTGTCCGCGAAGATACGGAGGCACCCTCCGTTTAACAAGAGCCGCCGAAAAATATTGGAATCCGTCAAAAGCCCGTGCGCAAACAACGCGATGCGGCCCGCAAAGGGTTCAATCTAACCAGATCGTGATCTAGATTGCCGGAATGGACGACCACGCCGACCAGATCCGAAAGCCGCGCGCCGACGCGGTGCGCAATCGCGAGCGCGTGCTCGAGGCAGCGAAGGCCGTGTTCAGCGCCGGCGGCCCCGAGGCGAGCCTCGAGGCCGTTGCCAAGCGTGCGGGCGTCGGCATCGGCACGCTCTATCGGCATTTCCCGACGCGCGAGGACCTGTTCGAGGCGGTGTACCGGCGCGAGGTCGAGCAGCTCAGCGAGCTTGCCGAGCAATTGAAGAATGCGAAGGATCCGGTCGACGCGCTGCGGCGCTGGCTGCGCTCGAACGTCGAATTCGTTGCGACGAAGAAGGGCATGTCGGCCGCCCTAGCGCTGACGTTCCAGAGCTCGTCGGAGCTCGCGGCGTTCTCGATGGAGCGGCTGACCAAGGCGATCGGCTCACTGCTCGATCGCGCGGTCGCGGCCGGCGAGATGCGCGCCGACATCAGTCCGGAGGACCTGCTCCGCGCCCTGGTCGGCATGTGTTACATGCACGACCAGCCCGGCTGGCAGTCGTCGGTGCTGCGCATGCTGGACGTGTTCGTCGATGGTCTGCGTGTGCGGCTCGCCACCAAGACGACGCGCACCGTCAAGCCGGCGAAGCCGGTGGCGAAGCGGAAGCGAACGCGGTAGCGGCCGCCAGCGTTCAATCGAACTCACGCATCTCGCAGGGCTCGTGCTAGGATCGGCTCGGCCGGGACATCAACGCGGAGCCTGTCATGCGCCTCGCAGCCTTGCTCATCGCACTCAGTGTCGCTCTCGGCCCGGTCTCTGCACGCGCCGGTGACGTCACCGCGGCACAAGATGTGATCCGCGCCCAGGAGCAGGCCTTCGGCCGCGACGATGCCGCGGCTGCCTACTCCTACGCCGCGCCGGCGATCAAGGAGATATTCCCCGCACCCGATATCTTCATGTCCATGGTGAAAAACGGCTACGCGCCGGTCTATCGGCACAAGGGTTTTGAGTTCGGCGACAGCAAGAGCGAAGGCAACTGGATCGCGCAGCGCGTCCATATCATCGATGCCGATGGCGAAGCCTGGGAAGCGCTCTACACGCTCGAACAGCAGAGCGACGGCAGTTACAAGATCACCGGCTGCTCGCTATTGAAGGCGGGACAGGCGGTTTAGAGCATGATCCGGAAAAGTTTGGCAGCGGTTTTCCGAACAGATCATGCTCAAACAACAACCTAAAGCGCGATGATCGTTCATCGCGCTTTAGGCAGCGAGGCTTGGTCCGGTCCTGACCGAGTTCATCCGTGACCGGATCAGCAGCGCCACGACGATGCCGACGTTGACCGCGTTCCACGCCACGCCATTGGCGAACGCCGCGGCATAGGAGCCGGTGGCATCGAAGATCACGCCCGACACCCAGCCACCGAACGACATGCCGAACACGGATGCGAAGATCACGATACCCACGCGCGTTGCCGCTTCGCTCGCCGGCATCGCCTCGCGCACGATGATGGCGTAGCTCGGCACGATGCCGCCCTGGAACAGACCGAACATCGCGGAGATGAGATAAAGCGAAGTGAGGCTGTCGAAGAACAGGTAGAACACCAGCGCAAAGCCTTGCGCCAGTGAACCGACCAGCAGCGTGCGGATGCCACCGATCTTGTCGGCGAGGAAGCCGGAGCCGATGCGGCTGACGATGCCGCAGGCCATCATCAGGGACAGCATCTCGGCGCCGCGCGCGACGCCATAACCGAGATCGCCGCAATAGGCGACGATGTGCACCTGCGGCATCGCCATGGCGACGCAGCAGGAGATGCTGGCGATCGAGAGCAGCACCGTCAGCGTGTTGGTCGAGAGCTTGAGATCGACCCGCGGCGGCGGCGCGTTGGCGTGGTTGCGGACCTGGTCATCGCCCATCTGCATGCGCAGGACCAGCACCAGGATCGTCATCAGGCTAGCGCAGACGATGCCGATCCCGATATGGGTCACGCGCCAGTCCGCCGTCTGCACGCCCCAATTCACGATCGGCGGCCACATCGTGCCGGCGACATAATTGCCGCTCGCGACGATGGTCACCGCAAGCCCGCGATAGCGCTCGAACCAGTGCGAGGCCTCCGCCATGAGCGGCGCGAAGGTCGCTGACGTGCCAAGCCCGATCAGGAAATAGGCCGCCACGAATTGCCAGAGCTGGGTCGACAATCCTGCCAGCACGTTGGCGATGCCGAGGAAGGCGATGCTGATCGCCATCGCCGGCACGATGCCGAACCGGTCGGTGATCTTGCCGGCGATCACGCCGCCGAGGCCGAAGCCGAACATCATCAGGGTAAAGGCCAGCGACACCGCGCCGCGCGTGGCGCCGAATTCGGCCTGCACCACGGGAATCACCACCACGACCGCCCACATGCCGACGGCGCCGATCGAACCGATCACAACCGCGATGACGAGCCGCACCCAGGCCTGACGGGAGTCAGGGGTGAAGGAAGACGGTCGCTGTTCCGGGTGATTTGGTGCGTGCACGGGCTGGACCATGTTCGCTGATCGCCTCAGGGTCAAGCATTGTGCCGCGATATTGGGCATGCGCGGTGCACTGCGGTAAGAAGAGCTTGGCGGAACCGCGCTTTGCCGTTAATTTGCAAACTGCGTGGGCAACATTGGGCGCGCAGTGAGTCGTTCGGGCGGATGTCGTTGCAACTGAAAAGGTCGATGCGAACGCGGGTGGGGTGGCTGGTCGCCCTCGCCTATCTGTTCTGCGTGCTCGCGCCGGCCGCGGCTCTCGCTTGGGGGAATGCTGCCGCGCCGTGTCTTGGTGACGACGGCTTGCTGGCCGATCTCGTTATGGTCCATCAAGCGATGCCGGCGGGCCATGTGCATAGCGAGGCGGCGCATGACCACGCCAACACACACGCCTACCACCAGACCGCCGCACAGGACGCGCCCGCCGAACATCACCGCGACGGCAAGGGCGCACCTGGCCCGTGCTGCGCGATGATGTGCGTGAGCGCGCTGCCGGTCGCGCTGCCAGATCTCGCCAAGCCGATCCAGCCGATCTCCGCCTGTGCCCCGGAGATCACAGCCAGCCTGCACAGCGAGGCGCCGCCACTGCTCTACCGACCCCCCATCGCCTGACCTGACGTGACGACGTGAGGCCGCGCGCGTTCTCGCGTGCACGCCTTTGGTCCTCCGACAGTTCAGGGATTACCCATGCTTACGCTTCTCGGGGCGAGGTTCGCCGCCGCATCTTCGGCGCGTGGACGACACTTGCGATTCAAATGGCCGCTGCTGGCTACGCTCGCGCTCGTACTGGCCGGCTGCATGCCGGCAACCGCGCCGCTAACTGACGCTGATCCCGCCGATCCGAGGGCCAGGGTGGCGCGCGTTGGCTATCGCTCGACGATCGCTCCCTACACGAGCCTGCGCCCTGCGACACCGGCGCCATGGCGCGAGCGCAACGACAGCGTTTCGCCTCAGCCCAAAACCGAGCGCTAGGAACGCGCCATGGCAAATCATTTTGCACGCGGCCTGCTCGCTCTTGCTGCGTTCGGCCTGTCCGGCTGCGCCTCCTTCTCGCCCGACGGCGGCATGGCGGCGGTGTCCGAGCTAACCAGCCAGAGCATCGGCAAAGACGTCGCCTTCGTCCGGTCCGCTGACGGTGCGGCTGCGGTGGATGACACCGTCCGCCGCCTGCTGTCGCGCACGCTGAGCACTGAGGCGGCCGTGCAGATCGCGCTCCTCAACAACAAGGGACTTCAGGCCGCCTATAACGAGCTGGCGCTAGCCGAGACCGATCTGGTGGAGCAAAGCCTGCCACCGAATCCCGTGTTCTCCGTCTCGCGGATCTCCGGCAATGGGGCGAGCGAGATCGAGCGCCAGGTCGTCGGCGACATTCTTGCGCTGGCGACCCTGTCATTCCGCTCTGACATCGCCCGCGATCGTTTCCGCCAG
The DNA window shown above is from Bradyrhizobium sp. CB1650 and carries:
- a CDS encoding xanthine dehydrogenase family protein subunit M — protein: MKPFDYVKPATVAEAVAAARPGAAYLAAGTNLLDLMKGGVSRPDRLVDVTHLKGLDRIEPLADGALRIGALVRNADLAHDADFAKSYPAVAEALLSGASAQLRNAATVGGNLLQRTRCAYFYDAASRCNKREPGSGCDARGGENRTHAVLGWSESCIATHPSDFCVPLVALDAIVEIEGRNGQREIALDELHRLPGDTPQRDSALEPGDLIVAVRLPPTARGFAAHARYLKVRERTSYAFAVVSAVAALQIERGKITEARLALGGVAAKPWRARTAEDVLKGAAPDGAAFQEAARRALTDANPSGDNAFKIDLARRIVVRALTLATAGTPARMPALPASPFASISGAIHA
- a CDS encoding 2Fe-2S iron-sulfur cluster-binding protein is translated as MNHSISLTVNGARRDFVLDDPRVTLLDLLRERLHLTGTKKGCDRGQCGACTILVDGKRINSCLALAISHDGADILTIEGVARGDQLHPVQAAFIAHDGFQCGFCTPGQIMSAIGMMREGQAGDDPERIRECMSGNLCRCGAYAGIVDAVLEAQAGANETNQRRSA
- a CDS encoding TetR/AcrR family transcriptional regulator, whose protein sequence is MDDHADQIRKPRADAVRNRERVLEAAKAVFSAGGPEASLEAVAKRAGVGIGTLYRHFPTREDLFEAVYRREVEQLSELAEQLKNAKDPVDALRRWLRSNVEFVATKKGMSAALALTFQSSSELAAFSMERLTKAIGSLLDRAVAAGEMRADISPEDLLRALVGMCYMHDQPGWQSSVLRMLDVFVDGLRVRLATKTTRTVKPAKPVAKRKRTR
- a CDS encoding DUF4864 domain-containing protein; protein product: MRLAALLIALSVALGPVSARAGDVTAAQDVIRAQEQAFGRDDAAAAYSYAAPAIKEIFPAPDIFMSMVKNGYAPVYRHKGFEFGDSKSEGNWIAQRVHIIDADGEAWEALYTLEQQSDGSYKITGCSLLKAGQAV
- a CDS encoding MFS transporter, whose protein sequence is MVQPVHAPNHPEQRPSSFTPDSRQAWVRLVIAVVIGSIGAVGMWAVVVVIPVVQAEFGATRGAVSLAFTLMMFGFGLGGVIAGKITDRFGIVPAMAISIAFLGIANVLAGLSTQLWQFVAAYFLIGLGTSATFAPLMAEASHWFERYRGLAVTIVASGNYVAGTMWPPIVNWGVQTADWRVTHIGIGIVCASLMTILVLVLRMQMGDDQVRNHANAPPPRVDLKLSTNTLTVLLSIASISCCVAMAMPQVHIVAYCGDLGYGVARGAEMLSLMMACGIVSRIGSGFLADKIGGIRTLLVGSLAQGFALVFYLFFDSLTSLYLISAMFGLFQGGIVPSYAIIVREAMPASEAATRVGIVIFASVFGMSFGGWVSGVIFDATGSYAAAFANGVAWNAVNVGIVVALLIRSRMNSVRTGPSLAA